Proteins co-encoded in one Nitrospirota bacterium genomic window:
- a CDS encoding ATP-binding cassette domain-containing protein translates to MNSVNVIKTSNLSRSFGENIAVNDLNLNIHKGELYGLVGPDGAGKSTTMRLLTAIMDPTSGDAWVSGHSILTEGELIKEKIGYMSQRFGLYEDLTVMENILFYADLYEVPKKERPPRIERLLGFSNLTPFKDRLAGKLSGGMKQKLGLACSLIHTPAVLFLDEPTNGVDPVSRRDFWKILYELLKEEVTILVSTAYLDEAERCSRIGLMHHGRILIEDGPKNIRSSLHQPMIEVWSDNARSSVALVKNLGGVTGVSLYGDRLHISVEKKVPAAEIIANLKRLNIDVKDYREILPSLEDVFISMVERSRSSAETSTSSVESFGMRSEIEKKHTATAVNVEGLTRTFGDFVAVDHIDLEVAKGEIFGFLGPNGAGKSTTIRMLCGLLLPSGGNGTVGGHDIITQSEEIKQNIGYMSQKFSLYEDLTVEENINFFSGIYSVPESKREIRKEWALEMAGLTEKRNTITRTLPGGYKQRLALGCAILHEPPILFLDEPTSGVDPISRRNFWNMIHRMAKAGTTIFVTTHYMDEADYCDRLALIYRGKIIAEGTPNELRRNYMIRDVLEIETESIVEAMEFLEQQGIETAVFGSLLHATVEDSKTAVPLIYKILGGQNITVRRVDKIVPSLEDVFVTLIETS, encoded by the coding sequence GTGAACAGCGTCAACGTGATCAAAACATCCAACCTTTCCAGGTCGTTTGGCGAAAACATTGCCGTCAACGATCTCAATCTCAACATTCATAAGGGCGAACTGTATGGTCTCGTGGGGCCGGATGGGGCGGGGAAGAGCACAACCATGCGGCTTCTGACCGCGATCATGGATCCCACATCGGGAGACGCATGGGTATCGGGTCATTCGATCCTGACCGAAGGTGAACTGATCAAGGAAAAGATCGGCTACATGTCCCAGCGGTTCGGTTTGTATGAAGACCTGACGGTCATGGAGAACATCCTGTTCTATGCTGATCTCTACGAGGTGCCGAAGAAAGAACGCCCGCCGCGCATCGAGCGTCTGCTCGGATTCAGCAACCTTACACCCTTCAAGGACCGGCTTGCGGGAAAGCTTTCAGGCGGCATGAAGCAGAAGCTCGGCCTTGCCTGCTCGCTCATTCACACGCCTGCAGTGCTCTTTCTCGACGAGCCTACGAACGGGGTGGATCCGGTCTCCCGCAGGGACTTCTGGAAGATCCTGTACGAACTTCTCAAGGAAGAGGTGACGATCCTCGTCTCAACCGCCTATCTTGATGAAGCGGAGCGATGCTCGAGGATCGGACTTATGCACCACGGACGCATCCTGATCGAAGACGGGCCGAAGAACATCAGAAGCTCTCTCCATCAGCCCATGATCGAAGTATGGTCGGACAACGCGCGCTCATCCGTCGCACTCGTGAAAAATCTGGGCGGGGTGACCGGAGTGAGCCTGTATGGCGACCGGCTGCATATATCGGTTGAGAAAAAAGTACCGGCTGCCGAGATCATTGCCAACCTGAAACGATTGAATATCGACGTCAAGGATTATCGAGAGATCCTCCCGTCACTCGAGGATGTTTTTATTTCGATGGTGGAGAGAAGCCGGTCCAGTGCGGAGACTTCGACGAGCTCAGTCGAGTCGTTCGGAATGCGGAGTGAGATCGAAAAAAAACATACCGCGACTGCCGTCAACGTGGAAGGGCTCACACGCACGTTCGGCGACTTTGTGGCCGTTGATCACATTGACCTCGAGGTCGCAAAAGGGGAGATTTTCGGATTTCTGGGCCCGAACGGCGCCGGAAAGTCGACAACGATCCGAATGCTTTGCGGGCTGCTGCTGCCGTCCGGAGGGAACGGGACCGTCGGCGGTCACGATATTATCACGCAGTCCGAGGAGATCAAACAGAACATCGGTTATATGTCACAGAAATTCTCGCTTTACGAAGATCTGACCGTTGAAGAGAACATCAATTTCTTCAGCGGCATCTACAGCGTTCCGGAATCGAAAAGAGAAATACGCAAAGAATGGGCGCTCGAGATGGCTGGTCTCACCGAAAAAAGGAATACGATCACCCGGACCTTGCCGGGCGGATACAAACAGCGGCTCGCTCTCGGATGCGCGATCCTGCATGAGCCGCCGATCCTCTTCCTTGACGAGCCCACCTCGGGCGTTGACCCGATCTCGCGCCGAAATTTCTGGAACATGATCCACCGGATGGCCAAGGCCGGGACCACCATCTTTGTCACAACCCACTATATGGACGAGGCCGATTACTGCGACCGACTGGCGCTCATCTATCGCGGCAAAATAATCGCGGAAGGGACCCCGAACGAGCTGCGGAGGAACTACATGATCCGGGACGTTCTTGAAATCGAGACGGAATCCATTGTCGAGGCCATGGAATTTCTTGAACAACAGGGGATCGAGACCGCAGTCTTCGGAAGTCTGCTCCATGCAACGGTGGAGGACTCAAAGACGGCAGTCCCGCTGATCTATAAAATATTAGGCGGGCAGAACATCACGGTGCGACGGGTCGATAAGATCGTGCCTTCGCTGGAAGACGTGTTCGTGACGCTGATCGAGACATCGTGA